One Cydia fagiglandana chromosome 11, ilCydFagi1.1, whole genome shotgun sequence genomic region harbors:
- the LOC134668470 gene encoding uncharacterized protein LOC134668470 isoform X2: MADAAAGNKTDPWRDWTLDWYFHPPFSIAKPGATVFVGIVSIVHSLCHIPHLLMYRRLGMFTAFWSIVGLGLIFGAVLEDEWLYDIWIWYSCVYVPVMLVTMYVVLTGAVWALNIQPMRSVFATVAIIFYLFMFYCIVYVMSEKRKIFTTTTAPTQLPTTQCPACPECTTQKCTTPTTAKAETDKPALRLIQYLGDRV; the protein is encoded by the exons ATGGCTGACGCCGCTGCTGGCAATAAGACCGACCCGTGGCGCGACTGGACGCTGGACTGGTACTTCCACCCGCCCTTCTCCATCGCCAAGCCCGGCGCCACCGTCTTCGTGGGCATCGTCAGCAta GTGCACTCGCTGTGCCACAtcccgcacctgctgatgtacCGGCGGCTCGGGATGTTCACGGCCTTCTGGAGCATCGTCGGCCTGGGACTCATATTTGGAGCCGTACTG GAGGACGAGTGGCTGTACGACATCTGGATCTGGTACTCGTGCGTGTACGTGCCGGTGATGCTGGTCACCATGTACGTGGTGCTCACGGGCGCCGTGTGGGCGCTCAACATACAGCCCATGCGCTCCGTCTTCGCCACCGTCGCCATCATCTTCTACCTGT TTATGTTCTACTGTATCGTGTACGTGATGAGCGAAAAGCGGAAAATATTCACGACGACAACGGCACCGACGCAACTGCCGACGACGCAGTGCCCGGCCTGCCCGGAGTGCACCACGCAGAAGTGCACCACCCCCACCACCGCCAAGGCCGAGACCGACAAACCGGCGCTTCGCCTCATCCAGTACCTCGGCGATCGCGTCTGA
- the LOC134668470 gene encoding uncharacterized protein LOC134668470 isoform X1, protein MADAAAGNKTDPWRDWTLDWYFHPPFSIAKPGATIFVGTVSIVHSLCHIPHLLMYRRLGMFTAFWSIVGLGLIFGAVLEDEWLYDIWIWYSCVYVPVMLVTMYVVLTGAVWALNIQPMRSVFATVAIIFYLFMFYCIVYVMSEKRKIFTTTTAPTQLPTTQCPACPECTTQKCTTPTTAKAETDKPALRLIQYLGDRV, encoded by the exons ATGGCTGACGCCGCTGCTGGCAATAAGACCGACCCGTGGCGCGACTGGACGCTGGACTGGTACTTCCACCCGCCCTTCTCCATCGCCAAGCCCGGCGCCACCATCTTCGTGGGCACCGTCAGCata GTGCACTCGCTGTGCCACAtcccgcacctgctgatgtacCGGCGGCTCGGGATGTTCACGGCCTTCTGGAGCATCGTCGGCCTGGGACTCATATTTGGAGCCGTACTG GAGGACGAGTGGCTGTACGACATCTGGATCTGGTACTCGTGCGTGTACGTGCCGGTGATGCTGGTCACCATGTACGTGGTGCTCACGGGCGCCGTGTGGGCGCTCAACATACAGCCCATGCGCTCCGTCTTCGCCACCGTCGCCATCATCTTCTACCTGT TTATGTTCTACTGTATCGTGTACGTGATGAGCGAAAAGCGGAAAATATTCACGACGACAACGGCACCGACGCAACTGCCGACGACGCAGTGCCCGGCCTGCCCGGAGTGCACCACGCAGAAGTGCACCACCCCCACCACCGCCAAGGCCGAGACCGACAAACCGGCGCTTCGCCTCATCCAGTACCTCGGCGATCGCGTCTGA
- the LOC134668603 gene encoding uncharacterized protein LOC134668603: MNLNIQALHTRLTGMSSRMDSCDNRIDNLCSRVEALEAQNVHSNGHSSNSTEASLLETIAQLKNDLNDRDQDMLHNDIEISSVPEQMGENTIHIVTTLGQKLGVTLSEHDIVDATRVGRAPQLEEGVQGPPTRPRLLVVRLARRAVRDRLLQAARVRRGATTEGTGLPGPSCRFYINERLTPFNRRLFQRARQLKEHHGWRYVWTRDGRIYLRQRPGTDSPRHRIRTELDLARVFGSLDVRS; encoded by the coding sequence ATGAATCTCAATATTCAGGCTCTTCACACGAGACTAACTGGCATGTCGTCAAGGATGGACAGTTGcgacaaccgaattgataattTGTGTTCCCGGGTGGAAGCCCTAGAGGCCCAGAACGTACATTCTAATGGGCATAGCAGTAATAGTACTGAGGCCTCTTTGTTAGAAACCATAGCTCAGCTGAAAAATGACTTAAATGATCGTGACCAGGATATGCTACACAACGACATTGAAATTTCTAGTGTTCCTGAACAAATGGGAGAAAATACTATTCACATCGTGACTACCTTGGGGCAGAAACTCGGCGTCACGCTGTCTGAACACGACATCGTCGACGCAACTCGCGTGGGTCGTGCACCGCAGTTAGAAGAGGGCGTCCAGGGTCCGCCGACCCGCCCACGGCTGCTGGTGGTGCGGCTGGCGCGTCGCGCCGTGCGCGACCGGCTGCTGCAGGCGGCGAGGGTGCGCCGCGGGGCGACCACGGAGGGCACCGGACTCCCGGGGCCCAGCTGCCGCTTCTACATCAACGAGCGGCTGACCCCCTTCAATCGACGGCTATTTCAAAGGGCACGGCAGCTGAAGGAGCACCACGGCTGGCGATATGTGTGGACGCGGGATGGTAGGATCTATCTGCGCCAACGGCCGGGTACAGATTCTCCGAGACATCGCATAAGGACTGAACTAGACTTGGCTCGTGTTTTTGGCTCTCTTGATGTTCGTTCTTAG